The genomic region GGTTATCACTAACCACGTGCCAGGTCTTCCCTCCAGTTACTTATGGATAGGCAGGTGCTTGGGTCTCCCGAGAGTTACTGACGTGGCGTGGGAACAAAGCCATAAGTTTTATTTGAGGAATTGATTGCAGGCATCACTCCTCCGGTAGGAATCTCCTGATTATGGCGTAGTATAGGGTTACTGTGAATATTGCCGTGAACACAAGCGTTGATAGGAGCATTGTGTACATGGCGATTAGGGGTAGTGGTATGAGCGTGTTTAGTAATTGGGTTATTGGTATGCCTGAGCTACCACTTAGGAATAGGTATGGGTACCTGGAACCGTCGTTGACGTACTCCATGAGCACGAGTATTGCCTCGGCCAGGACACCGGTGCTAATGACGGCGGGCCTAACGACCCTACCCCTCATCACGGTGTAGAAGGCGTATATGGCCGTGACCCCCAGGGCTATGGTTAGGGCTATGGCCGCGTAGAAGGCTGGGTAGAAGAGTGCCGTGCCTGGGTCATAACCCAGCAGTGGGCCTGCGATATTGCTTACTATGTATGGGTCGTACTTCTCAAGCACCGTGAAGTAATAAGCCCCCGCAATGGCCTGTGGCACGAGTAGGGCTAGGCCGGTCCCCAGGGCTATCCTCATGCCCTCAATGTTCATGTTCCTCCTGGTGGCCAGTACTGAGGCTGTTACGAAGGCCCCGATGTCCATGGCGCCAATGAGTGTGTGGGCTATGAGTGGTGGGTATACTGGGTTTGAGAAGGCGGTCAGTGGGTTGGTCATTGTGTACTGTGGGTAGTCGAGGCCCGCGAAGAGGTACCTGAAGCCCACTGGGACGAGGAGTACGGATATGGCGAGTGGTATGCCAATTAGGCTGTGAGTCCTTGGGTTGACCCTACCCCACAGGTGCCAGTAGATGGCTATGAGTGGTATACTCACTAGGATCCCCACGAGGGCTATGGCTATTGGGTAGAAGTAGACCTTCGTGAATATTGCGGTCATTGATGGGAAGAGCCCAGCCATGAAAACGGTCAGTATCGTGCCCCAGACACCGCCGAAGAGCTCCGTCACCACCATGAGCCTGAACATGTCCCTGGCCACAGACTCGAGGCCTAGGTCCCTGTGTAGGTAGGCCAGGTACCTTGTCACCACCGTGAGTACCGTGGCCCCTATTATCACGTTAACAAACACAAGGTGCATCTCAAGGGCGAAGCCCAGCACGGCGAAGGAGAGCAGGGCAAGGTAACTACTCATGACCACCCACCCCAGCCAACTCCCTAAACCTGTCCAGGAGGCTCGGCCTAGTGGCTACGTAGTACATCGCCAGGGCCCCCACGACAGCTATCGCAAGTAGTACGGCGACTACGAATGCCACGAAGCCCGGCGTTATTGCGTCGACCGTCACCACCTCGTTGGTGGTTATCAAACCATAGACCGTCCACGGCTGCCTACCAATCTCCCTAGCGGCCCACCCAGCCGTGGCTGCTACTGCAGATAGCACTGCCATCGCCGAGGCCAGGAAGGGCATTACATTGTCGGCGCCTATCAGGACGCCCAGTATTTCGTTATTTATGAAGTCAGTTATTGCCGATAGCACGGGTACCCTGACGAGGTACGTGAATAGGGCAAGCACCGCGGCCACTGCGAGTAGTATTCCGGCGCCAATCATTGTGTAGTAAAACGCGCTGACCAACGGCGCCAGGGGTTCCATGGAGAGTACCGCGGCCTCACAGTTCTGGGCTAGGGTCACGTTGGCCAGAGGACCGAGATAGCCCAGCATCCCTGGGTCAAGCTCGCTGTAAAGCTGGCCGAAGGTGGTGTTGCCCAGCGCCCTGCATTGGCTTAGGTAGTACTGGAACCCGTAGAGTGGGTGGTATGGGTTTCCATAGGCGAACAGCGCCTCCACGGGGTCGTAGTACTCATACCCATAGACCCCTGAACCGCCCGTCAGTGTGGTTAATGCCGTGAACTTAAGCGGTTGGTACGCCACCACGTCATCGCCCATGAAGTGCCCCAGCACGATTGGCTCGATGAGGAGCACCACGGCGAGTATCCAGAGGAGGGGCTTTAGTAGCTTGATGTACTTATTGTCGTGGGTCCTGAAGAACCTAATCGATACGGCCAACGCCACAGCCCCAACGCCAATTGCGTAGGCCGCGAACAATGTGTGTAATGTGGTCACTATGGCGTCTGGGTTGACCATGGGCAACCATGGGTTCGTGAGGTACGTACCCACCAGCGAGGTGAAGTTCATGCTTGTCAGCGCCACGGAGCCTGAGCCATTGATTGCGTAGTGCAGGAGGAGCGCGGCTAGGTTTAGTGTTGCGGTTAGGTTTGCGGCGTCCGGACCATAACCCGGTAGGAATGGGTATAGCGCATGCGGTATCCCGCCCAATCCCCAGGGCGTGTTCATCCACGCGTTTGCCGTGAGTATGAAGTACCCGGATAGTGAGCCAAGGAGCCACGCAGTGATTAATATGCCGAGTGTGTACCCCGCCCTCCACCTGCCTATGGCTATGATGAAGAGCACCACTAGGACTGCCTCGCCTATGAAGGCTATGGTGGCCTCATAGAGGAGTGGGATGAAGGCTGAGGAGGAGAAGAGTAGTATGCTCGTTGGCCATATGTCCAGTAGGCCGAACTCCACTATCGTGCCTGTGACGGCGCCGAGGGCGAAGTTCACGGCCCAGACCATGGTTAGTGTCTTGGAGTAGTTTAGGAATAGTGCGTCGCCGGTCCTATACCACTTAATGAGCCAGGCGAGTATGGCTAGTGGGAAGCCCAGTGTGAATGATACGAAGACCGCGTGCAGGTAAATGCCGAGTATCGTCATGACCATCGCGTTATTAACGTTGGCGCTATGCACATAAAGCTCATTGAGTATGCCCAGGGTTGAAACGCCCATTTGGGTCGAGGTATTACCCAAGCCCCTAATTAAAAATGCTTAAGTGTCGTTTGGTCATTGTAATTGGCGATTCCCAGTTAAATTCATTGGCGATGGGGCTTAGATTTATTTACTGTCCAGTAATATTCAACTGAATATTCCGTGTCACAACCCCAGCAAAAGTTTTTCTCTACCTAGGCTATGTATAGCCCCGTGAATTACTGGCTTGCCATTGTGAGGGAGAGGGTCTTCATGGGCATTATCGAGACAGGCCTATTTGGTTGCCGTGATCCGGAGTGCGGCCTCTTAATGATTAGGATTAAGCCCGGCACCCGCCTGGTGCTCTTTGTGAGTGGCTTTGGTTGTAAGTCCTACTGCAAGTCCTTCGTGGGTGTCTTCGAGGTTGTTGGTGATTGGGTTAAGGCCAATAGGAAGTTGAATGATTGGTCCTACGTTGTTGAGGTTAAGCCCGTTGTCCTCGGCAGGGTTGAGCTTGGTAGTGTTGCTGGTAAGCTATCGTTTACTAAGGGTAGGAGGAGCATTACTGAGGCTTTGCACTCAGTTGATCCATCGAACCCGAGGGCGATGCCCATGCCCGTTGAGGATGCGGAGTTGATAATTAAGGAGTTGAGGAGTCAGTCAACGCCTAAGCCGGTGATTGAGGTTTTGGGGGCTTCTAAGGGCGGTGCTAGGGAGGTTGTTG from Vulcanisaeta distributa DSM 14429 harbors:
- a CDS encoding cytochrome ubiquinol oxidase subunit I, producing MSSYLALLSFAVLGFALEMHLVFVNVIIGATVLTVVTRYLAYLHRDLGLESVARDMFRLMVVTELFGGVWGTILTVFMAGLFPSMTAIFTKVYFYPIAIALVGILVSIPLIAIYWHLWGRVNPRTHSLIGIPLAISVLLVPVGFRYLFAGLDYPQYTMTNPLTAFSNPVYPPLIAHTLIGAMDIGAFVTASVLATRRNMNIEGMRIALGTGLALLVPQAIAGAYYFTVLEKYDPYIVSNIAGPLLGYDPGTALFYPAFYAAIALTIALGVTAIYAFYTVMRGRVVRPAVISTGVLAEAILVLMEYVNDGSRYPYLFLSGSSGIPITQLLNTLIPLPLIAMYTMLLSTLVFTAIFTVTLYYAIIRRFLPEE
- a CDS encoding cytochrome ubiquinol oxidase subunit I, with product MGVSTLGILNELYVHSANVNNAMVMTILGIYLHAVFVSFTLGFPLAILAWLIKWYRTGDALFLNYSKTLTMVWAVNFALGAVTGTIVEFGLLDIWPTSILLFSSSAFIPLLYEATIAFIGEAVLVVLFIIAIGRWRAGYTLGILITAWLLGSLSGYFILTANAWMNTPWGLGGIPHALYPFLPGYGPDAANLTATLNLAALLLHYAINGSGSVALTSMNFTSLVGTYLTNPWLPMVNPDAIVTTLHTLFAAYAIGVGAVALAVSIRFFRTHDNKYIKLLKPLLWILAVVLLIEPIVLGHFMGDDVVAYQPLKFTALTTLTGGSGVYGYEYYDPVEALFAYGNPYHPLYGFQYYLSQCRALGNTTFGQLYSELDPGMLGYLGPLANVTLAQNCEAAVLSMEPLAPLVSAFYYTMIGAGILLAVAAVLALFTYLVRVPVLSAITDFINNEILGVLIGADNVMPFLASAMAVLSAVAATAGWAAREIGRQPWTVYGLITTNEVVTVDAITPGFVAFVVAVLLAIAVVGALAMYYVATRPSLLDRFRELAGVGGHE
- a CDS encoding EVE domain-containing protein — translated: MNYWLAIVRERVFMGIIETGLFGCRDPECGLLMIRIKPGTRLVLFVSGFGCKSYCKSFVGVFEVVGDWVKANRKLNDWSYVVEVKPVVLGRVELGSVAGKLSFTKGRRSITEALHSVDPSNPRAMPMPVEDAELIIKELRSQSTPKPVIEVLGASKGGAREVVGGISSAGAGAGAEAQGVSEVVTLLREAAQLFGYYPVSDVDVGGYRLGLAWWGNEDEYRDGLAPLAVFEVVDNPEQALARLKHARDRWRGVRLYAVVRDEGVRRELERVLRGSFHELRRKVRVIMLDELRGLVQDLKRHGELVREFVMLDKD